A genomic window from Thioalkalivibrio sp. ALJ12 includes:
- the dtd gene encoding D-aminoacyl-tRNA deacylase: MIALIQRVTEAAVNIGGERAGAIGPGLLALVAVQPDDSEAAARRLLERLLGYRVFADAEGRMNLSLQDTGGGLLLVPQFTLAADTRKGMRPSFTSAASPEHGQALFDYLAKQAQASHPQVASGCFGADMQVSLVNDGPVTFWLETRG; the protein is encoded by the coding sequence GTGATCGCGCTGATCCAGCGGGTGACCGAGGCCGCGGTGAACATCGGCGGCGAGCGCGCCGGTGCGATCGGGCCAGGGCTGCTGGCGCTGGTCGCGGTGCAGCCCGATGACAGCGAAGCGGCGGCCAGGCGGCTGCTGGAGCGGCTGCTCGGCTACCGCGTATTCGCGGATGCCGAAGGCCGCATGAACCTGAGCCTTCAGGATACCGGCGGGGGGCTCTTGCTAGTGCCGCAGTTCACGCTGGCCGCGGATACGCGCAAGGGGATGCGCCCAAGCTTTACCAGCGCCGCGAGCCCGGAGCACGGCCAGGCGCTGTTCGACTATCTGGCGAAGCAGGCGCAGGCATCGCATCCGCAAGTCGCTAGCGGGTGCTTTGGCGCAGACATGCAAGTCAGCCTGGTGAACGACGGCCCAGTGACCTTCTGGCTGGAGACGCGCGGCTGA
- the glmS gene encoding glutamine--fructose-6-phosphate transaminase (isomerizing) → MCGLLAGIGERNLVPIFVEGLHRLEYRGYDSAGIAVIEDRALRDVRAVGKVATLEEQIDAAGLQGPVGIAHTRWATHGPPTEVNAHPHRSRDGRVAIVHNGIIENHARLRDELAAAGWHCVSATDSEVIAHRIEQALVDGASPLESMRRACADLEGAYAIAAVFADYPDELIVARFGSPLILGLGIGEFFAASDVQALLPVTQRFVDLEDGDIARLTRKGVEVQDLHGQAVERSVRETRCQASVADRGEYRHFMLKEIYEQPHALAETLSGRLGEDAVLENILGPGTSERLAEVSAVQIVACGTSYHAGMVAAHWIEEHLGLPARVDVASEYRYRRHVLAPATLLVVISQSGETADTLAVLRQSQDEPFLARLAICNVPESTMARAADLVLMTHAGPEIGVASTKAFTTQLAALATLVLLLGQTATAARMTAEERVAAVTALRSLPDQVARILALDNPIARVAEDLMERHHALFLGRGAHFPIALEGALKLKEISYIHAEAYPSGELKHGPLALVDTEMPVVAVAPDDAQLEKLSSNLQEVRARGGQLIVIGESSAARTLAPEDIWIGLPQSEPLSPWLAPILLTVPLQLLAYHTAVLKGTDVDQPRNLAKSVTVE, encoded by the coding sequence ATGTGCGGTCTGCTGGCAGGTATTGGTGAGCGCAACCTGGTCCCGATCTTCGTCGAGGGTCTGCATCGACTGGAATACCGCGGGTACGACTCCGCCGGTATAGCCGTCATCGAGGACCGCGCGTTACGCGACGTCCGTGCGGTCGGCAAGGTGGCCACCCTGGAGGAACAGATCGACGCGGCCGGCCTGCAAGGGCCGGTGGGAATCGCCCATACGCGCTGGGCCACCCACGGGCCGCCCACCGAGGTGAATGCCCACCCCCACCGTTCCCGTGACGGCCGGGTCGCCATCGTCCATAACGGCATTATCGAAAACCATGCCCGGCTGCGAGACGAGCTGGCCGCTGCCGGCTGGCACTGCGTGTCGGCAACCGACAGCGAGGTCATTGCCCACCGGATCGAGCAGGCCCTGGTCGACGGGGCCTCGCCCCTCGAGTCCATGCGCCGCGCCTGTGCCGACCTTGAAGGGGCCTATGCCATCGCGGCGGTCTTTGCCGACTATCCCGACGAGCTGATCGTCGCGCGTTTCGGAAGCCCCCTGATCCTCGGGCTCGGAATCGGCGAGTTCTTTGCCGCCTCGGACGTCCAGGCCCTGCTGCCGGTGACCCAGCGATTCGTCGACCTCGAGGACGGAGATATCGCCCGCCTGACGCGCAAGGGCGTGGAGGTCCAGGACCTGCACGGCCAGGCGGTCGAGCGCAGTGTCCGCGAGACCCGCTGCCAGGCAAGCGTTGCCGATCGTGGCGAGTATCGCCACTTCATGCTCAAGGAGATCTACGAGCAACCGCACGCACTGGCGGAGACCCTGTCCGGCCGTCTGGGCGAGGACGCCGTCCTGGAAAACATCCTCGGGCCCGGTACCAGCGAGCGCCTGGCCGAGGTCAGCGCCGTGCAAATCGTGGCCTGCGGCACCAGCTATCACGCCGGAATGGTGGCCGCCCACTGGATCGAGGAGCACCTGGGCCTGCCCGCCCGCGTCGATGTGGCAAGCGAATACCGGTATCGCCGTCACGTGCTGGCCCCGGCCACGCTGCTGGTGGTGATCTCCCAGTCGGGGGAGACCGCCGATACCCTCGCGGTGCTGCGCCAGTCCCAGGACGAGCCGTTCCTGGCCCGTCTGGCCATTTGCAATGTCCCCGAGAGCACCATGGCGCGGGCTGCCGATCTGGTCCTGATGACCCATGCCGGACCCGAGATCGGCGTCGCCTCGACCAAGGCGTTCACGACCCAGCTGGCCGCCCTCGCCACCCTCGTACTCCTGCTGGGCCAGACCGCTACGGCCGCCCGTATGACCGCCGAGGAACGCGTCGCTGCGGTGACGGCCCTGCGCAGCCTCCCCGATCAGGTGGCGCGCATCCTGGCCCTGGACAACCCGATTGCGCGCGTCGCCGAGGATCTGATGGAGCGGCACCACGCCCTGTTCCTCGGGCGCGGGGCGCACTTCCCGATCGCCCTGGAGGGCGCGCTCAAGCTGAAGGAGATCTCCTACATCCATGCCGAGGCGTATCCCTCGGGCGAGCTGAAGCACGGACCGCTCGCGCTCGTGGACACCGAGATGCCGGTAGTCGCCGTGGCCCCCGACGACGCGCAGCTGGAAAAACTCTCCAGCAACCTCCAGGAGGTGCGCGCCCGGGGCGGGCAGCTGATCGTGATTGGCGAGTCCAGTGCGGCGCGTACCCTGGCCCCGGAGGACATCTGGATCGGCCTGCCGCAGAGCGAGCCGCTGAGCCCCTGGCTGGCGCCGATCCTGCTGACCGTGCCGTTGCAGTTGCTGGCCTACCATACGGCGGTGCTCAAGGGCACGGACGTTGATCAGCCGCGCAATCTGGCGAAATCGGTGACCGTGGAATAG
- the glmU gene encoding bifunctional UDP-N-acetylglucosamine diphosphorylase/glucosamine-1-phosphate N-acetyltransferase GlmU has product MPETTPLHIAVLAAGKGTRMRSRLPKVLQSLAGRPLLDHVLQRVAPLEADALHVVVSHEQERVRAAFAEHVPALDWIDQGEPRGTGHAVYQALQHIPDHARVLVTYGDVPRIPVADLEACARGTGVTVLAAQVPDPTGYGRLILDAAGQLERIVEHKEATSGERAVDLINTGVLAAPAGDLRGWLASCEPDPAGPREWYLTDIVAVARGQGRVIDVVRSSDPVAVLGVNDREQLAVQERLHQAEQCSRMMRDGLAVADPDRLDVRGVLKFGHDCSIDVNVVIEGTVTLADDVYIGPGCVLRDCEIGSGTQVAAHSVLEGVRIGEGANVGPFARLRPGTELGPGARVGNFVEIKNSTLGPGAKANHLTYVGDASVGAGANLGAGTITCNYDGANKHRTEIGERAFIGSNTALVAPIRIGDDATVGAGSTLSDDVDPRALALTRARPRVIQDWPRPKKKSD; this is encoded by the coding sequence ATGCCTGAGACGACACCCCTTCATATCGCGGTCCTCGCGGCCGGCAAGGGGACGCGCATGCGGTCGCGCCTCCCCAAGGTCCTGCAATCTCTAGCCGGACGCCCCCTGCTGGACCATGTCCTCCAACGCGTGGCGCCGCTGGAAGCCGACGCGCTCCACGTCGTGGTGAGCCACGAACAGGAACGTGTGCGAGCCGCATTTGCCGAGCACGTCCCCGCACTTGACTGGATCGACCAGGGCGAGCCGCGGGGGACCGGGCATGCGGTTTATCAGGCCCTGCAGCACATCCCAGACCATGCGCGTGTCCTGGTGACCTATGGGGACGTCCCGCGGATCCCGGTCGCGGACCTGGAGGCCTGTGCTCGCGGCACTGGCGTAACCGTCCTGGCCGCTCAGGTTCCCGACCCCACCGGATACGGTCGCCTGATCCTCGATGCCGCGGGCCAGCTGGAGCGGATCGTCGAGCACAAGGAGGCCACCAGCGGGGAACGTGCGGTCGACCTGATCAATACCGGCGTGCTCGCCGCACCGGCCGGGGACTTGCGTGGTTGGCTAGCTTCCTGCGAGCCCGATCCGGCAGGGCCGCGCGAGTGGTATCTGACCGACATTGTGGCCGTGGCACGAGGTCAAGGACGGGTGATCGATGTCGTGCGCAGTTCCGATCCCGTCGCCGTGCTGGGTGTGAACGACCGCGAGCAGCTGGCCGTCCAGGAGCGCCTGCACCAGGCGGAGCAGTGCTCCCGGATGATGCGGGATGGTCTCGCAGTGGCGGACCCCGACCGCCTGGATGTGCGCGGCGTCCTGAAATTCGGACACGACTGTTCGATCGACGTGAACGTCGTGATCGAGGGCACGGTGACGCTGGCGGACGATGTCTATATTGGCCCCGGCTGCGTGTTGCGCGATTGCGAGATTGGATCCGGCACGCAGGTCGCGGCACACAGTGTCCTGGAAGGTGTAAGGATCGGCGAGGGGGCCAATGTTGGGCCGTTCGCCCGTCTGCGCCCGGGGACCGAGCTCGGCCCCGGTGCCCGCGTCGGCAACTTTGTCGAGATCAAGAACTCCACGCTGGGTCCGGGCGCGAAGGCGAACCACCTGACCTACGTCGGGGATGCCAGCGTCGGGGCCGGCGCCAATCTGGGCGCAGGGACGATTACCTGCAACTATGATGGTGCCAACAAGCATCGCACCGAGATCGGCGAGCGAGCGTTCATCGGCTCCAACACGGCCCTGGTGGCGCCCATCCGCATCGGCGATGACGCGACGGTGGGGGCGGGCTCGACCTTGTCCGACGATGTCGACCCGCGTGCGCTGGCGCTGACCCGTGCACGCCCGCGCGTTATCCAGGACTGGCCGCGCCCCAAGAAGAAGTCCGACTAG
- a CDS encoding F0F1 ATP synthase subunit epsilon, with translation MPMTMHVDVVSAEESIYSGTALMIAAPAEGGEVGVYAGHTQMLARLNPGELRILEKEGADPQPVFVSGGILEVQPYHVTVLADTAVRAKDLDEAEALEAKKRAEEALENSKADFDYAKAQAELVEAAARLQMIQKLRRK, from the coding sequence ATGCCCATGACGATGCACGTGGATGTGGTCAGTGCCGAGGAGTCCATCTACTCCGGGACCGCGCTGATGATCGCGGCCCCGGCCGAGGGTGGCGAGGTCGGTGTCTATGCGGGCCACACCCAGATGCTGGCGCGCCTGAACCCGGGCGAGCTGCGCATCCTGGAAAAGGAAGGCGCCGATCCGCAGCCGGTGTTCGTCTCGGGCGGTATCCTCGAGGTCCAGCCGTATCATGTGACGGTCCTGGCGGATACGGCGGTGCGGGCCAAGGATCTGGACGAGGCCGAGGCGCTGGAGGCGAAGAAACGTGCGGAGGAGGCCCTGGAGAACTCCAAGGCCGATTTCGACTACGCCAAGGCGCAGGCGGAACTCGTGGAGGCCGCCGCCCGCCTGCAGATGATCCAGAAGTTGCGCCGGAAATAA
- the atpD gene encoding F0F1 ATP synthase subunit beta, with protein sequence MSSGKIVEIIGAVVDVEFPHGEVPKVYDALTLENGLTLEVQQQLGDGVVRTIAMGTTEGVKRQTPVTATGKPISVPVGKGTLGRVMDVLGRPVDNAGDVEAQETWSIHRAAPTFDEQAGSTELLETGIKVIDLLCPFAKGGKVGLFGGAGVGKTVNMMELIRNIAIEHSGYSVFAGVGERTREGNDFYHEMKDSNVLDKVALVYGQMNEPPGNRLRVALTGLTMAEFFRDEGRDVLMFIDNIYRYTLAGTEVSALLGRMPSAVGYQPTLAEEMGVLQERITSTKKGSITSIQAVYVPADDLTDPSPATTFAHLDATVVLSRQIAELGIYPAVDPLDSTSRQLDPQIIGQEHYDTARAVQNTLQRYKELKDIIAILGMDELSEDDKLVVARARKIQRYLSQPFFVAEVFTGAPGKYVSLKDTIRAFKAIVAGEYDHLPEQAFYMVGTIEEAVEKAEKLG encoded by the coding sequence ATGAGTTCCGGAAAAATTGTCGAAATCATCGGCGCCGTCGTGGACGTGGAGTTCCCCCACGGCGAAGTGCCCAAGGTCTACGACGCCCTGACCCTGGAAAACGGCCTGACCCTGGAAGTCCAGCAGCAGCTGGGTGACGGCGTCGTGCGCACGATCGCCATGGGGACCACAGAGGGTGTGAAGCGTCAGACCCCGGTCACCGCGACCGGCAAGCCGATCTCCGTGCCGGTCGGCAAGGGGACCCTGGGCCGCGTGATGGACGTGCTCGGCCGCCCGGTGGACAACGCCGGCGACGTGGAGGCCCAGGAAACCTGGTCGATCCACCGTGCCGCCCCGACCTTCGACGAGCAGGCGGGCTCCACCGAGCTGCTGGAAACCGGAATCAAGGTGATCGATCTCCTGTGCCCGTTCGCGAAGGGCGGCAAGGTCGGCCTGTTCGGCGGTGCCGGCGTGGGCAAGACCGTGAACATGATGGAGCTGATCCGCAACATCGCGATCGAGCATTCCGGTTACTCCGTGTTCGCCGGTGTGGGCGAGCGTACCCGTGAAGGGAACGACTTCTACCACGAGATGAAGGACTCCAACGTCCTCGACAAGGTGGCCCTGGTCTACGGCCAGATGAACGAGCCGCCGGGTAACCGCCTGCGTGTCGCGCTGACCGGCCTGACGATGGCCGAGTTCTTCCGTGACGAAGGCCGCGACGTGCTGATGTTCATCGACAACATCTACCGTTACACCCTGGCCGGGACCGAGGTCTCCGCGCTGCTGGGGCGTATGCCGTCCGCGGTGGGCTACCAGCCGACCCTGGCGGAAGAGATGGGTGTGCTGCAGGAGCGCATCACCTCGACCAAGAAGGGCTCGATCACCTCCATCCAGGCGGTCTACGTGCCGGCGGATGACTTGACCGACCCGTCGCCGGCCACGACCTTTGCGCACCTGGATGCGACCGTCGTGCTCTCGCGCCAGATCGCCGAGCTGGGCATCTACCCGGCCGTGGATCCGCTGGACTCGACCTCGCGCCAGCTGGACCCGCAGATCATCGGGCAGGAACACTACGACACCGCCCGTGCGGTGCAGAACACTCTGCAGCGTTACAAGGAGCTGAAGGACATCATCGCGATCCTCGGCATGGACGAGCTGTCGGAAGACGACAAGCTGGTCGTGGCCCGTGCGCGAAAGATCCAGCGCTACCTGTCGCAGCCGTTCTTCGTGGCCGAGGTGTTCACCGGGGCGCCGGGCAAGTACGTGTCTCTGAAGGACACCATCCGCGCGTTCAAGGCCATCGTGGCTGGCGAGTATGACCATCTGCCCGAACAGGCCTTCTACATGGTCGGCACCATCGAGGAAGCCGTCGAGAAGGCCGAGAAGCTCGGCTAA